The genomic DNA CCCGCACCAGCGCCGACGGCAAGGTCGTCGTGCCGGATCTGCGCGGGTCCTACCAGGACGAGGCGCGGCAGATCCTCGAGGACGCCGGCCTGACCGTGCGCACCGGCCAGTGGGTCAGCGACAACAACCTCGACGGCGGCCAGGTCGTTCGGACCGATCCCGCGGCGGGCACGACCGTGGATCGCGGGACCGCCGTCACCCTGACGCTCGCTGCCGCCCGCTACACGCCGCCGCCCGCGCCGCGCCAGCAGCCGCAGCCGAGCCGGGCGCAGACCACCGCTCCGCGCCCGTCGGCGTCGCGAAGCGCTCCGGCCGCCCGACCCACGACGCAGGACTGACCGGCATCCGACCCTCGCGCGGCGTCTGGGACGATGGTGCGTGATGAAGACGATCACCAAGTCCGCCCTCACGCTGGTCGGCACCGCGGTCGGCGGCCTCGCCTACGCAGGTTTAGTTGAACGCAACGCGTTCGTCCTGCGCGAGCTGGCCGCGCCGGTGCTGCCCCGCGGCTCCCGCCCACTGCGCATCCTCCAGGTCGCCGACGTGCACCTCATGCCCAGCCAGCAGCGCAAGGTCGCCTGGATCAAGGAGCTCGCCCGGCTGCGCCCGGACGCCGTCATCAACACCGGGGACAACATCTCGCACCCGAACGCGGTCGCGCCGCTGCTGGAGGCCATGTCGCCTTTCCTCGACCTGCCGGGCGCCTTCGTGATGGGCTCCAACGACTATTACGCGCCGACGATGAAGAACCCGGCCCGCTACCTGTGGCGGAACTCGGAGCATCCGGACGGCCCCCGGTTGCCCACCGAGGCGCTGATTGCCGGCCTGGCGTCGCAGGGCTGGCTGAATCTCAACAACGCCCGCGCCCCGCTGTCGGTCGGCGGCCTGGAGCTGGAGCTGATCGGGGTGGACGATCCGCACATCCAGCTGGACCGGTACGACGCCGTCGCCGGGCCGGCCGACCCCTCCGCCGACCTGACCGTCGGGGTCGTGCACGCGCCGTACCAGCGGGTTCTCGACGCGATGACCCGCGACGGCGCAGGGCTCGTCATCGCGGGGCACACCCACGGCGGCCAGGTGGCGCTGCCGGCTCTTGGAGCGCTCGTGACGAATTGCGACCTCGACCGTGGGCGCGCCAAGGGCGTGTCGCGGTGGTGGCCCGGCGCTGCCGGCGCGCCCGATGCGCAGGCCCCCGCGGACGCCGCGTGGCTGCACGTCTCGGCGGGGCTGGGCACGTCGCCGTACGCTCCCGTCCGGTTCGCCTGCCGCCCCGAGGCGACGCTGCTCACGTTGACGCCGCGCGACCGCTGACGAGAACGACCGAACCTCTACCACTTCACCGCGCCTCGCGCCGAGGTTATGACATAGATCCTGTTCGAGATATGGCGCTCCGGCGATCTGACGGCGTTGTGGTAGTGCTTTGGGTCATCTCGACGCGGGCCTTAGCGCCGCGGGGGCACCGATTCGGAGTCTGCGATCACGATCCGCTAGCATGGGGCGTCGCCGGTTCCCGCGGGATGCGTTCAGCGGGAGTTCACCCGGCGACATGCCACGGGGTGTGGCGCAGCTTGGTAGCGCGCTTCGTTCGGGACGAAGAGGCCGCAGGTTCAAATCCTGTCACCCCGACCATTACGGCCTTCAGGCCCGGCCCCGTCGATGACGTCAGCAGCGGACTATCGCCCTGAGTGAGTGACGTCACCCAGTCCGTACCACGGACCCCGTGCTGGCATCGAAAACCGCAACCATGGTGACGGGAGTTCTGCGCCGTGGCGTGGCGCGGCCGGTGGGCTTGTGAGGAACCAGACGGACGCCGCGGGGCGCGCGCAGTCCTAGGCTTGAGCTGCGGAACGTCGCGGTTGGGACCCGGCGTGGCAGCGCAAGGTCGGCATCCGGGCGGCGTTCGGCGAACGCACAGCCGAAGGGGATGAGCTCGATGACCACCATGCTGAGCATCGAGGACGAGCACCGGCACTACCAGCGCCGGGCCGCGGAACTCCTCGACCGGATCGTCCTGCGCGACGGGACCACCGCCTGGATCGGACCGCTGCAGCATAAGGACCGTGCCGACCTGGAGCGCGAGTACGAGACCCTGTCCTACACCTCGAAATGGCACCGCTTCCTCGGCGGGGTCCAGCATCTCACTCCGGCGCTGCTCGACGCTCTCGTGGACGACGTCGACTTCATCGACCACGTCGCCCTCGTCGTGTTCGTCGACCACGACGGGATCCCAGAGCCCGCCGCCATCGGCCGGATCGTCCGCCACGAGTCGGTCCCCGACGCCGCCGACATCGCCATCACCGTGAAGGACGCCTGGCAGCGACGCGGCATCGCGTCGGAGCTGGTACCGCGCCTGATCGGGCTCCGGCCGGCCGGGGTCACCCACCTGTTGACCGAGATCTCCACTGACAACGCCGCCTCGCTGGCCCTCGCCAAGCACGCCGGGACGCTGCGCATTCACCCGGCCGACGGCGTCTTCGACATCGAGGTGGACCTGGACGACCTCGGGGTCCGTTTCCCGCCGCCACCACCCGGGGAGCGGCTGCACCCCGCGCTGGAGGTCGACGGCCGCGCCCAGCTCCGCACCCGCGACCACCAGCACCTACACCCGACCGACGAGAAGCCTCAGCCCTGACCGGCGGCGGCCGACGGAAGCCGCGTTCGGTTCGGTGGCTGCGGTCGCCCTTGCCACCGGACCTCTCGGTGAGCGCCGAGACCGAGACGGACCCGATGATCGCCCCCGTCGTGGCCGCATTGCTGCTGCTTCGACGACGGCAGCGGGGAGATCACAGGGGCGAACTCGTCGGCCGGGCTGGGGCGTCTGAGGAATTCGTCGGTCGGGGCGAGGCATCGGGACGCCTGAAGGCACGCGGCGGCGCCGGCCTCGAGGAGCACCGGGCGGGATGCGGACTAAAAGCCGTGCGGCAGGGTCGTGGGCTGGCGCGCCGCCGCCTTCAGGGCCGCGAGCTTCTTGGCCTGGTCCTCGCTGAGCACGAACCGACCGCTGATCGCGGACCGCACGACAGGCTCCGTGGCGCCCTCGGCGTCGCCGTACGGTGTCGTGCCGTTGATCTTTCGCGCCCGCTTCGCCATCCCGGCCTCCTCCCGCGCCCTCATCCGGACCGTTGCCTCCGCCGCGCCGCGGCCACGGCGCCCCGCCGACCCAGCGCCGCCTCTCGGCGGGCCTCCGCCCGGGTCACGGTGTGCGCCTGGTACTTGGCCATCAGCCCTCCCAGGATCGCACGCTGACCCTGCACGGTCGAGGCGTCGAGCAACTCGGCGTACACGTCCGCGAACGTGTCTGGGTCCAGCTCGTCGATGTTCTTGTCCACCCAGTCGAACGTTTTCCACCACCGGTCGCTTCCGCGCTGTCGTGGACCGTGCGCCGATCGTTGATGTTCTTCTGCACCGCGACGAGCACGCCGAGCCCGGTCATCAGGCCGCCGAACCCCGCCGAGGTGACGAAACCCCCGAGCAGCAGCCGCGCCCACGTGAGGAAGTCGAGCAGTCCGTCCATGGTGGGGGCGTCACCTGGCCCAAGGCGGTACGTCGAGGCGGGCTCGCATGCCGCGAACGATAGCCCTTGGCCCCGACATAAGGTGGCTTCCGTGGCCAACCTTCGCGACCAGGGCTGGGCCCATTTCGACGCCATCGTCGCGGCCGCCCCGCTGCGCGACGCCAACCCCTGGCGCGCGTCGCGCCGGAATCCGGCCGATCCCCCGACGTACGAGCCCGACTACGACACCCTCGAGCTCCTGCTCGGCGTGCCCGTGCACCTCGGCGCGACCTCGCAGTCCGGCGTGCCCGCTCTGGCCCTCGATGTCTGGGTGGCGTACGAGTTCCGCCGCGCCGGGTTCGACCCCGACCGGGTCTGGCCCCGGGCCGAGCCGCCGCGGGTGCTGCCCGCGGAGGTCACCCTGTTCGTCGAGCGCCTGCCCCGCCGGGAACGCGCGGCGCTGTGGGCCTACATCGGTCGCGGGCACGGCGGCACGGGCACCGCGAACCTGCTGGGCAAGAACTACGTCAAGCAGGTCGACGTGGTGATGAGCTCGTGGGCCACCGGGCCCGAGCTGATGGTCTCGACCAAGCGGATGGACTCCTCGTTCGGCAAGAACGCCGCCAACCGCGTCGAGGAGAGCTACGGCGACGCGAAGAACCTGCGACTGCGGCATCCGCAGGCGGCGCTGGGCTTCGTGTACGCCCTGTCTGCCCTCGCCCTGAGCACCGAGGCCGAGGCGGCGGAGTGGCTGATCGACCTGCTCATCAAGCTCGGGCGGGAGGACGACGCGTACGACGCCGTCGCCCTGCTCCTGCCCGACCGCGCCGCCAGCCCGGGAGGGCCCGACGGCCAAGACGGTCAAGCCACGGCGGGTGGGCTGGCCGCGCCGGACGGACTGGCCGTGCAGGACGGGCAAGCCGAGCAAGCGGGTCTGGACGGGCGGGACGGCCCATCCGCGCGGGTCGATGTGGCGCCAGGCGATGCGGCTGATGAGCCGCCCGACGAGCCGGCGGGGCCCATCGAGGCCGGCGCGACGGCCGAATGGGGTTGGGACGCGGGCCAACCGCTGCTGCCCCTCCAGCTTCCCGACGACCTGTTCGGCGGCGCCGACGGCGCACCCGGGACGCCGAGCCTCGACGACGCCCAGCCACCCGTGGACCTGGCGCGGCTACCCCGGGTGCGGCTACTACGCGACCGGGTGCCCGCGGAGCTGGACCCCGGGCGCTTCTTCGCGGCCATGTGCGCGCGGGTGCTCGACAACTCCCCGGTCAACTTCCACCGACAGGCCAGGGAGCGGCGCAAGACGCCGAGGCCCGCGCCCTAACCCGGAGATTTCATGGTTAGTGTGGCCGGTAAACGCTGAAAGGTGCTCTTGACCTGGGAGAATATCGATTGCTGAGGTCGATATTGCCGGGTCGAAGGGAGCACCTTTCAGGTGAAGCACACTACCCGGATCTACCCCAGAATCAAGGTCGACGCGGCCACCGTTCCGGCGGTTGCCCAGGCCGGTGGGGCGCTGCTGGCCCAGACTGCGACAGTGTCGGGGCTGGCCGCGACGTTGAGCGCTGCGCTGACGCCGTGGCGTAAGTCGCTGGCCCGGCATGACCCGGCCAAGGTGCTGCTCGATCTGGCGATCTCGCTGGTCCTGGGTGGGGACGCCTGCCGTGATGTGGCGCTCATCCGCTCCGAGCCGGGCCTGTATGGCCTGGTGGCCTCTGATGCCACGATCTCGCGCACGATCGCGGCCCTGGCCGGCGACGTGGCCGCCGTGGAGAAAGCTGTGGCCACCGCTCGTACCGCGGCACGGGCGCACGTGTGGACCCTGGCCGGTCGGCACGCCCCCAACCAGCAGATGTCGGCCTCTCATGCGCTGGTCATCGACCTGGACGCCACGCTGATCACGGCCCACTCGGACAAGGAGGCCGCCGCGGCGACGTTCAAGAAGACCTTCGGATTCCACCCCCTGTGCGCCTTCGCCGACCACGGCCCACACGGCACCGGTGAATCCCTGGCGATGCTGCTGCGTCCCGGGAACGCCGGCTCTAACACCGCGACCGACCACGTCACCCTCACCAAGCAAGCCCTGACCGCCGTCCCGGGGATCAACCCGACCCGCCCGGGTAAGAAGGTCCTGATCCGCACCGATGGCGCTGGCGGCAGCAGGGAGTTCTTGGGGTTCCTGCACCGACGTGGCCTGTCGTACTCGATCGGGTACACCCTGCCCGCGATCACCCCGGAGCTGTATGCCCTCCTACCCGCCACCGCGTGGCAGGACCCCTACGACGCCGACGGCGCCCTGCGCGACGGCGCCGCCGTCGTGGAGTTCACCGACCTGCTCACCAGCACGAACCTCCTAAAGGGGTACCCGCCCGGGATGCGGGTGATCGTGCGTCGAGAGCGGCCCCACCCCGGCGCGCAACTACGGTTCAGCGACGTCGAAGGCTACCCCCTGTCTGTCAAGGTGCAGTGGGACAGCCGGTGGGTCCGGTTGTGTGGTGGTTGACGGGGCGAGAGAGCAGATGGATCGGT from Austwickia sp. includes the following:
- a CDS encoding metallophosphoesterase → MKTITKSALTLVGTAVGGLAYAGLVERNAFVLRELAAPVLPRGSRPLRILQVADVHLMPSQQRKVAWIKELARLRPDAVINTGDNISHPNAVAPLLEAMSPFLDLPGAFVMGSNDYYAPTMKNPARYLWRNSEHPDGPRLPTEALIAGLASQGWLNLNNARAPLSVGGLELELIGVDDPHIQLDRYDAVAGPADPSADLTVGVVHAPYQRVLDAMTRDGAGLVIAGHTHGGQVALPALGALVTNCDLDRGRAKGVSRWWPGAAGAPDAQAPADAAWLHVSAGLGTSPYAPVRFACRPEATLLTLTPRDR
- a CDS encoding transposase, whose amino-acid sequence is MKHTTRIYPRIKVDAATVPAVAQAGGALLAQTATVSGLAATLSAALTPWRKSLARHDPAKVLLDLAISLVLGGDACRDVALIRSEPGLYGLVASDATISRTIAALAGDVAAVEKAVATARTAARAHVWTLAGRHAPNQQMSASHALVIDLDATLITAHSDKEAAAATFKKTFGFHPLCAFADHGPHGTGESLAMLLRPGNAGSNTATDHVTLTKQALTAVPGINPTRPGKKVLIRTDGAGGSREFLGFLHRRGLSYSIGYTLPAITPELYALLPATAWQDPYDADGALRDGAAVVEFTDLLTSTNLLKGYPPGMRVIVRRERPHPGAQLRFSDVEGYPLSVKVQWDSRWVRLCGG
- a CDS encoding GNAT family N-acetyltransferase, with amino-acid sequence MTTMLSIEDEHRHYQRRAAELLDRIVLRDGTTAWIGPLQHKDRADLEREYETLSYTSKWHRFLGGVQHLTPALLDALVDDVDFIDHVALVVFVDHDGIPEPAAIGRIVRHESVPDAADIAITVKDAWQRRGIASELVPRLIGLRPAGVTHLLTEISTDNAASLALAKHAGTLRIHPADGVFDIEVDLDDLGVRFPPPPPGERLHPALEVDGRAQLRTRDHQHLHPTDEKPQP